One Brachyspira suanatina DNA segment encodes these proteins:
- a CDS encoding phosphatase, with amino-acid sequence MNIIADLHTHTLVSEHAYSTVDEMVNSAKEKGFLALAITDHGPASSDGAKSVHFKAMHGLPDYINGVRLLRGCEANIVDYSGKLDLSENVLEYLDFVVASYHEDAIGPLTVKDHTNGYAEVVKNANVDCLGHVGNPKFKFDIEYIVKLCKEHNKLIEINSSSFKVRKGSSPICREVALACKRYETNIVITSDAHSKYKVGDFKDAVELLLSIDFPADLILNTDYYKLMEYLGIEK; translated from the coding sequence ATGAATATAATAGCCGATTTGCATACTCATACTTTAGTTAGCGAGCATGCATATAGTACAGTTGATGAAATGGTAAATTCAGCTAAGGAGAAAGGTTTTCTAGCTTTAGCTATTACAGATCATGGCCCTGCTTCTAGTGATGGAGCTAAATCAGTACATTTTAAGGCTATGCATGGCCTGCCAGATTATATTAATGGAGTTAGACTTCTTAGAGGATGCGAGGCAAATATAGTAGATTATAGCGGTAAGCTAGATTTGAGTGAAAATGTATTAGAGTATTTAGACTTTGTTGTAGCTTCTTATCATGAAGATGCTATAGGTCCTCTTACTGTAAAAGATCATACAAATGGATATGCAGAAGTTGTAAAGAATGCTAATGTTGATTGCTTAGGTCATGTTGGTAATCCTAAATTTAAATTTGATATCGAATATATAGTTAAATTATGCAAAGAGCATAATAAATTAATAGAGATTAATTCATCATCTTTTAAAGTTAGAAAAGGAAGCAGCCCTATATGCCGTGAAGTTGCTTTAGCTTGTAAAAGATATGAAACTAATATTGTAATAACATCTGACGCCCATTCAAAATATAAAGTAGGTGATTTTAAAGATGCTGTAGAATTATTATTATCTATAGATTTTCCAGCAGATCTTATATTAAATACTGATTATTATAAATTGATGGAATATCTTGGTATAGAAAAATGA
- a CDS encoding TSUP family transporter, whose translation MIVFFLIVSLLASVIGAICGIGGGIIIKPVLDSLNVLEVSKISFLSSCTVLSMSLYTFVVSKIKHDSLVDSRVATPLALGGIIGGILGKMLFSYVITLFNSENIAGIFQSSILILLTFFTLIFTLKNMGDKKIKSMHIQNIFLCIIIGLILGLLSSFLGIGGGPFNIAFLYFFFSMDSKVAAQNSLYIILFSQISNVFISVADGDALKVNLSYLIVMIIGGICGGILGRFINKKINSKIVDKLFIILLLIIILITSYNLYNFSVNI comes from the coding sequence ATGATAGTATTTTTTTTGATTGTAAGTTTATTAGCATCTGTAATAGGTGCTATTTGCGGAATAGGCGGCGGTATTATAATAAAGCCTGTACTTGATTCTCTAAATGTTCTTGAAGTAAGTAAAATAAGTTTCTTATCATCCTGTACTGTTTTATCTATGAGTTTATATACATTTGTAGTATCTAAGATAAAACATGATAGTCTTGTTGATTCTAGAGTGGCAACTCCATTAGCTTTGGGCGGTATTATAGGCGGAATACTTGGAAAAATGCTTTTTTCTTATGTTATAACACTTTTTAATAGTGAAAATATAGCTGGTATTTTTCAATCTTCTATTTTAATATTATTAACATTTTTTACTTTAATATTCACATTAAAGAATATGGGTGATAAAAAGATAAAATCTATGCATATACAAAATATATTTTTATGTATAATAATAGGTTTGATTCTTGGTCTTTTATCATCATTTTTGGGTATAGGAGGCGGTCCTTTTAATATAGCTTTTCTATATTTTTTCTTTAGTATGGATTCTAAAGTTGCTGCTCAAAATTCACTTTATATTATATTATTTTCCCAAATTTCAAATGTATTTATAAGTGTTGCTGATGGAGATGCTTTAAAGGTTAATCTTTCCTATCTTATAGTAATGATTATAGGAGGAATATGCGGCGGTATATTGGGAAGGTTTATAAATAAAAAAATTAATTCTAAAATAGTTGATAAATTATTTATTATTTTATTATTAATTATTATATTAATAACATCTTACAATTTATATAACTTTTCTGTTAATATATAA